Proteins co-encoded in one Salvelinus sp. IW2-2015 unplaced genomic scaffold, ASM291031v2 Un_scaffold3623, whole genome shotgun sequence genomic window:
- the badb gene encoding BCL2 associated agonist of cell death b, which yields MAQMFTISDSESEPSEEVGKTEKDQSSAGKGMTGGPIGHALTVPEMRLAGEGRLRMNSESQAHEIQGRGPGVEGVPTDGASFRGRSQSAPPALWAAKRYGRQLRRMSDEFDTWLDKGEMRRVKSAGAAKQMTKSPSWWAYLFSHKETETEHTPTIPPRSSE from the exons ATGGCTCAGATGTTTACTATATCAGACAGTGAGTCAGAGCCCTCAGAGGAGGTAGGAAAAACCGAAAAGGACCAATCGTCTGCCGGAAAGGGGATGACTGGCGGTCCAATAGGCCACGCCCTCACTGTGCCTGAGATGAGACTGGCAG gaGAGGGTCGGTTGAGGATGAACTCAGAGTCCCAGGCCCATGAGATCCAGGGTAGGGGGCCAGGGGTGGAAGGCGTGCCCACAGACGGAGCATCTTTCCGGGGTCGCTCCCAGTCGGCCCCCCCTGCCCTCTGGGCGGCCAAGAGATACGGGCGGCAGCTCCGACGCATGAGTGACGAGTTTGATACGTGGCTGGATAAAGGG GAGATGAGGCGGGTGAAGAGTGCGGGAGCAGCCAAACAGATGACCAAGTCCCCCAGCTGGTGGGCCTACCTGTTCAGTCataaggagacagagacagaacatacCCCTACCATCCCACCACGATCATCTgagtag
- the zgc:101765 gene encoding 9,11-endoperoxide prostaglandin H2 reductase, with product MSESDPQPSPSPSPLSIPPILSSPTPSVLLNTGARMPLLGLGTYRLRGPDDILQAVDAALSTGYRSFDTASVYRNEADLGRALRLLLPKHGLSRADVFITSKLGPKDQGSRAREGALRSLKLLDLDYIDLYLIHWPGTQGLGVGDKRNPENRAQSWAVLEELHAQGQGKLRAIGVSNYTPGHMKELLEGCCVTPAVIQVEFHPRLSQGEMRHLCGEKGVCFQAYSSLGTGSLLQDPLVVQIAQGYGLTTAQVLLRWAVQQGVPVLPKSSHPARVAENGRVFDFELTAEDMERLGGMDCGQKYCWDPSQVA from the exons ATGTCTGAGTCTGATCCTcagccctctccctccccctcccccctctccattcctcccatcctctcctcccccaccccatCTGTTCTGCTCAACACCGGGGCCAGGATGCCTCTCCTGGGGCTGGGTACCTACCGGCTCCGCGGCCCTGATGATATCCTCCAGGCCGTCGACGCCGCACTCTCCACCGGCTACCGCTCATTTGACACGGCGTCTGTCTACCGGAACGAGGCTGACCTGGGTCGAGCACTGCGACTCCTCCTACCCAAACACGGCCTCTCCCGAGCGGACGTCTTCATCACCAGCAAGCTGGGCCCCAAGGACCAGGGCTCCAGAGCCAG GGAAGGAGCTCTGAGGAGTCTAAAACTGCTGGATCTAGACTATATAGATCTATACTTGATCCACTGGCCAGGGACCCAGGGGCTGGGGGTGGGAGACAAGAGGAACCCAGAGAATAGAGCTCAGAGCTGGGCAGTGTTAGAGGAGCTCCACGCCCAGGGCCAGGGGAAGCTGAGGGCCATAGGGGTGTCCAACTACACGCCAGGACATATGAAGGAGCTACTGGAGGGGTGTTGTGTCACCCCCGCCGTAAtacag GTAGAGTTCCATCCCCGTCTGTCCCAGGGGGAGATGAGGCATCTGTGTGGGGAGAAAGGTGTCTGTTTCCAGGCTTACTCCTCCCTGGGGACTGGCTCTCTCCTCCAGGACCCTTTAGTGGTCCAGATTGCACAGGGATATGGCCTGACCACTGCACAG GTTCTGCTCAGGTGGGCGGTACAGCAGGGAGTCCCCGTCCTACCCAAGTCATCTCACCCCGCCAGGGTAGCAGAGAACGGCCGTGTGTTTGACTTTGAGCTGACTGCTGAAGATATGGAGAGGCTGGGGGGGATGGACTGTGGACAGAAATACTGTTGGGACCCTTCACAGGTAGCCTGA